A genome region from Nitrospirota bacterium includes the following:
- the secG gene encoding preprotein translocase subunit SecG, translating to MITFLLVIHIIVALFLIFIVLIQSGKGAELGAAFGGSSQTLFGSSGAATFFSKLTTIAAVVFMVTSLSLAIVSTKSGSVVKKTAPVKEKTDIPASQGPIPGGGVQQPQPSEQQPLQTPSQPGGK from the coding sequence ATGATAACATTCCTTTTGGTAATTCATATTATTGTGGCTTTATTCTTGATTTTTATTGTTCTTATACAGAGCGGTAAAGGAGCGGAACTCGGCGCAGCCTTTGGCGGTTCAAGCCAAACCCTTTTTGGCAGCAGCGGTGCGGCTACTTTTTTCAGCAAACTTACCACAATTGCTGCGGTTGTTTTTATGGTTACTTCTTTATCCCTCGCAATTGTCTCAACAAAGAGCGGTTCGGTTGTAAAAAAGACAGCGCCGGTTAAGGAAAAAACTGATATTCCGGCATCACAGGGCCCTATTCCGGGCGGAGGTGTTCAACAGCCCCAGCCCTCGGAGCAGCAGCCTCTTCAAACACCATCGCAGCCCGGAGGCAAATAG
- the nifK gene encoding nitrogenase molybdenum-iron protein subunit beta, with product MRIKDHSELFQEQEYIEQFARKKEFENGPSDEEIQRVSAWTKTEEYKELNFKRQNIKINPAKACQPLGAIFCSSGFEGTMPFVQGAQGCAAYFRSHLNRHFKEPFAAISTSMTEDAAVFGGLNNMLEGMENAYKLYSPKMLAVCTTCMTEVIGDDLNSYIRTAREKGLIPNDLPVPFAHTPSFVGSYITGYDNMMKGILSSITSGKKGEPNGKINIIPGFDTYTGNYRELKRLLDIMDVKHTILADVSDIFDSPNTGEYKLYPGGTPLVDAMDSINAEATIALQKYSTLKTMEYIGKEWNQKTAVLTPIGIKNTDKFFEEISKITGKPVPQEIEDERGRAVDAMIDSHPYVHGKRFSLVGDPDMLMGLVSFLMEMGGIPVHIVCTMGDKKFEEDMNALLSESPFGADAHVYAGKDMWHLRSLLFTEPVDLLIGNSYAKFLWRDTGTPLVRIGFPLFDRHHLHRYPVIGYQGVINLVNWVVNTVLDEMDRKTMNTTSFDVIR from the coding sequence ATGAGAATAAAAGACCATAGTGAGCTCTTTCAGGAGCAGGAGTATATCGAGCAGTTTGCCCGTAAAAAAGAGTTCGAGAACGGGCCTTCGGACGAAGAAATACAGAGGGTTTCCGCATGGACGAAGACAGAAGAATACAAAGAGCTTAACTTCAAAAGGCAGAACATCAAGATCAATCCTGCAAAAGCTTGTCAGCCGCTGGGGGCAATATTCTGCTCGTCGGGCTTTGAGGGCACAATGCCCTTTGTGCAGGGGGCACAGGGCTGCGCTGCATATTTCAGGAGCCATCTCAACAGGCACTTCAAGGAGCCCTTTGCCGCTATCTCCACTTCAATGACTGAAGACGCTGCTGTCTTCGGAGGGCTCAACAACATGCTTGAAGGCATGGAGAACGCATATAAGCTTTATAGTCCCAAAATGCTCGCAGTATGCACAACGTGTATGACCGAGGTAATAGGGGACGACCTTAACTCATATATCAGGACCGCGCGCGAAAAAGGCTTGATACCGAACGATTTGCCCGTGCCGTTTGCGCACACCCCGAGTTTTGTAGGCTCATATATAACCGGCTATGACAACATGATGAAAGGGATACTCTCGTCAATCACATCGGGGAAAAAAGGCGAGCCTAATGGAAAGATTAATATAATCCCCGGATTTGACACCTATACCGGCAACTACAGGGAATTAAAAAGACTGCTTGATATAATGGACGTCAAACACACAATACTTGCTGATGTGAGCGACATCTTCGATTCTCCGAATACCGGGGAATATAAGCTTTATCCTGGAGGCACTCCGCTTGTGGATGCGATGGATTCCATAAATGCGGAGGCAACTATTGCGTTACAGAAATATTCAACGCTCAAGACTATGGAATATATCGGGAAAGAATGGAATCAGAAGACCGCTGTTCTTACACCCATAGGCATAAAGAATACCGATAAGTTTTTTGAGGAGATAAGCAAAATTACCGGCAAGCCCGTGCCTCAGGAGATCGAGGACGAGCGCGGCAGGGCTGTGGACGCAATGATAGATTCTCACCCTTATGTGCATGGAAAGAGGTTCTCATTGGTCGGAGACCCTGATATGCTGATGGGGCTGGTGAGCTTCCTTATGGAGATGGGCGGCATCCCGGTGCATATCGTCTGTACCATGGGAGATAAAAAGTTTGAAGAGGATATGAATGCCCTTTTGAGCGAGAGTCCATTCGGAGCAGATGCCCATGTCTATGCAGGCAAGGATATGTGGCATCTAAGGTCTCTTCTGTTCACAGAGCCGGTTGATTTATTAATCGGAAATTCTTATGCAAAGTTCCTCTGGAGAGATACCGGCACGCCTCTTGTCAGAATAGGCTTCCCGCTTTTTGACAGGCATCACCTGCACAGGTATCCGGTAATCGGCTATCAGGGAGTGATAAATCTCGTTAACTGGGTTGTGAACACTGTTCTTGATGAAATGGACAGAAAGACTATGAATACTACGAGTTTTGATGTGATACGGTGA
- a CDS encoding ATP-dependent Clp protease ATP-binding subunit: MFEKFTERGRKVIIYAREEAEKRQNDYLGTEHLLLALLREEEGISAAIIKKMGISTEEVRMEVERKLPYGTNVLTFGDIPFTPRAKKVLELAVEEARLIGHSYIGSEHLLLGILREDEGIAGRTLRNFGANLLAARQLAINFSMRPQTHTVRERRSATPALDEFGRDLTQMAKEGKLDPVIGREDEIERVLQILGRRIKNNPVIIGEPGVGKTAIVESLAQKIVLGDVPESLLGKRIVSLDLGALIAGTKYRGQFEERLKVVMKEITHTDNVILFVDELHTLIGAGAAEGSVDASSMLKPALSRGEIKCIGATTPDEYRKYVEKDGALERRFQPINVESPSVDATIDILTGLRSRYESHHRVKISDAAITAASKLSDRYISDRNLPDKAIDVIDETGARVNLKRYTPPGEIKELEHDIARLTREKNLYVKLHDIEKAASIRNEEEKLKKLHDQILKQWKDNLNKEIPVISEDDVTYTVAKMTGIPLLRLEEKESEKLLRMEEVIHERIISQDEAIKAISRAIRRSRAGLKSKKKPIGSFFFLGPTGVGKTELAKALAEFLFNDENALIKIDMSEYMERFNVSKLTGAPPGYVGYEEGGQLTEKIRKRPYSVILFDEIEKAHPDTFNILLQVLDEGVLTDSFGRKVNFKNAVIIMTSNIGARIIEKATPMGFQRTRSDDVYQKIKDNVLVELKKAFNPEFLNRVDEIVVFHPLEKEQLFSIIDRLINETNKQLIEQDIVVEIDHAVKEWLVKNYYQPNYGARPMRRAVQKEIEDPLSEELLKGRFKDTHKIKVVLEAGIPVFLEAEEAQILSGVN, translated from the coding sequence ATGTTTGAGAAGTTCACAGAGCGCGGCAGAAAAGTAATAATCTACGCCAGGGAAGAGGCTGAAAAGCGCCAGAACGATTACCTTGGGACAGAGCATCTCCTGCTCGCTCTTCTGAGAGAAGAAGAAGGGATAAGCGCCGCAATAATCAAAAAGATGGGCATCTCAACAGAAGAGGTGCGCATGGAAGTAGAGCGGAAACTCCCCTACGGCACAAATGTGCTTACATTCGGCGACATACCGTTTACCCCGCGTGCAAAAAAAGTCCTTGAACTTGCAGTAGAAGAAGCAAGGCTTATCGGCCACAGTTATATAGGAAGCGAGCATCTTCTGCTCGGCATTCTGCGCGAAGATGAAGGTATAGCGGGCAGAACACTGCGAAACTTCGGAGCAAACCTTCTGGCTGCAAGGCAGCTTGCAATAAATTTCTCGATGAGGCCCCAGACACATACTGTAAGAGAAAGACGGAGCGCAACACCTGCCCTTGATGAGTTCGGAAGAGACCTGACACAGATGGCAAAAGAAGGCAAACTTGACCCTGTCATCGGCAGAGAGGATGAGATTGAGCGCGTGCTCCAGATACTCGGCAGGCGGATAAAAAATAATCCTGTGATAATCGGTGAGCCTGGCGTAGGCAAAACAGCGATTGTTGAAAGCCTTGCGCAGAAAATCGTACTGGGCGATGTTCCGGAAAGTCTTCTTGGCAAACGGATTGTGTCCCTGGACCTCGGCGCTCTTATAGCAGGGACTAAATACAGGGGACAGTTTGAAGAAAGGCTGAAGGTTGTGATGAAGGAAATCACTCATACAGACAATGTGATTCTCTTCGTTGATGAACTCCATACATTAATAGGCGCAGGCGCCGCTGAGGGCTCTGTGGATGCGTCAAGCATGCTTAAACCTGCCCTGTCCAGAGGCGAGATTAAATGCATCGGCGCAACAACTCCTGACGAATACAGAAAATATGTGGAAAAAGACGGCGCGCTGGAGAGAAGATTCCAGCCGATCAATGTTGAATCTCCTTCGGTAGATGCAACAATAGATATCCTGACAGGGTTAAGAAGCAGATACGAATCGCATCACAGAGTAAAAATCAGCGACGCTGCCATAACAGCGGCTTCAAAGCTGTCCGACCGGTATATATCTGACAGGAATCTGCCAGACAAGGCAATTGACGTTATTGATGAAACAGGCGCAAGAGTCAACCTCAAAAGATATACGCCTCCCGGAGAGATAAAAGAACTCGAACACGATATAGCAAGGCTGACAAGAGAAAAAAATCTTTATGTAAAGCTTCACGACATTGAGAAGGCCGCATCCATACGAAACGAGGAAGAAAAGCTTAAAAAACTTCACGACCAAATATTGAAACAGTGGAAGGACAACCTGAATAAAGAAATCCCGGTCATATCAGAAGATGATGTGACCTACACAGTTGCAAAGATGACAGGCATCCCGCTCTTAAGGCTCGAAGAAAAAGAATCCGAAAAACTCCTGAGAATGGAAGAAGTTATTCATGAACGGATAATCTCTCAGGATGAGGCAATAAAAGCTATATCAAGGGCAATCAGAAGGTCAAGAGCAGGACTGAAGAGCAAGAAGAAACCTATAGGTTCATTCTTCTTCCTCGGCCCAACAGGCGTTGGAAAGACTGAACTTGCAAAAGCACTTGCAGAGTTCCTCTTCAATGACGAAAATGCCCTTATTAAAATTGACATGTCAGAATACATGGAGAGGTTCAATGTCTCCAAACTGACAGGCGCGCCTCCGGGCTATGTAGGCTATGAAGAGGGAGGACAGCTTACAGAAAAAATACGAAAGCGTCCCTACTCTGTCATTCTCTTTGATGAGATAGAAAAAGCACATCCCGACACATTTAATATACTGCTGCAGGTGCTTGATGAAGGAGTGCTTACAGACAGTTTCGGCAGAAAGGTTAACTTTAAAAACGCGGTAATAATCATGACCTCAAATATAGGCGCAAGGATTATTGAAAAAGCAACTCCTATGGGCTTCCAGAGAACCAGGTCAGACGATGTCTATCAGAAGATAAAGGATAATGTGCTCGTTGAGCTCAAAAAAGCATTTAATCCTGAATTCCTTAACCGTGTTGATGAGATAGTAGTGTTTCATCCTCTTGAAAAAGAACAGCTGTTCTCGATTATCGACCGGCTTATAAACGAGACCAATAAGCAACTGATCGAACAGGATATTGTTGTAGAAATAGACCACGCCGTTAAAGAGTGGCTTGTAAAAAACTACTATCAGCCAAACTACGGCGCAAGGCCCATGAGAAGAGCCGTGCAGAAAGAAATCGAGGATCCGCTGTCTGAAGAACTGCTCAAAGGCAGATTCAAAGACACCCACAAAATAAAAGTTGTGCTTGAGGCCGGGATACCGGTCTTTCTTGAAGCCGAAGAGGCTCAGATACTTTCCGGAGTAAATTGA
- the nifD gene encoding nitrogenase molybdenum-iron protein alpha chain, with the protein MSTAIKDTQKMIEEVLEAYPEKSKKDRAKHLAANDPTGQCSTCQVKSNVKSRPGVMTVRGCAYAGAKGVVWGPVKDQLTISHGPVGCGQYSWWARRNYYNGQTGVDTFGTMHITTDFQEKDIVYGGDKGLDSALHELKELFPLAKGMGILSECPVGLIGDDIEAVSKRVAKEFNIPIVPVRCEGFRGVSQSLGHHIANDTIRDYVLGKGQLEKTTPYDVALIGDYNIGGDAWASRKMLEEMGLRVIAQWTGDASINEMGIANKAKLNLVHCYRSMNYICRHMEETYGIPWVEFNFFGPTKIYQSIRKIASYFDDSIKENAEKVIEKYKPKMDAVIEEFKPRLEGKKVMLYVGGLRPRHTIGAYEDIGMEVVAAGYEFGHSDDYKRTYPEMKEGAVIMDDATLYELEEFTRRLKPDMVGSGIKEKYSYHKMGVPFRQMHSWDYSGPYHGFDGFPVFARDMDMTVNSPTWNLIRRKK; encoded by the coding sequence ATGAGCACAGCAATTAAAGATACCCAGAAGATGATAGAGGAAGTACTGGAGGCTTATCCCGAAAAATCAAAGAAGGACAGGGCCAAGCATCTTGCAGCCAATGATCCGACCGGCCAGTGCAGCACCTGCCAGGTCAAGTCGAATGTCAAATCACGGCCAGGGGTCATGACAGTAAGAGGTTGCGCCTATGCCGGAGCAAAAGGCGTTGTCTGGGGTCCTGTAAAAGACCAGTTAACGATCAGTCATGGACCTGTCGGCTGCGGCCAGTACAGTTGGTGGGCAAGAAGGAACTATTACAACGGCCAAACCGGTGTGGATACCTTCGGCACTATGCACATAACGACAGATTTTCAGGAAAAGGACATTGTCTACGGCGGGGACAAGGGGCTGGACTCAGCACTGCATGAACTGAAAGAACTGTTCCCCCTCGCAAAAGGCATGGGTATTCTTTCTGAGTGCCCTGTAGGTCTGATAGGTGACGACATAGAAGCGGTATCAAAAAGGGTAGCAAAGGAATTCAATATTCCCATTGTGCCGGTCAGGTGCGAAGGGTTCAGAGGTGTCAGCCAATCCCTGGGACATCACATAGCAAACGACACGATAAGGGATTATGTTCTGGGCAAGGGCCAGCTTGAAAAAACTACTCCTTATGATGTCGCGCTTATAGGAGATTACAATATCGGCGGAGACGCCTGGGCCTCGAGGAAGATGCTGGAAGAAATGGGCCTGCGGGTCATCGCGCAGTGGACCGGCGATGCATCTATTAATGAGATGGGTATTGCCAATAAGGCAAAACTTAATCTTGTCCACTGTTACCGGTCGATGAACTATATCTGCAGGCATATGGAAGAGACATACGGGATTCCATGGGTTGAGTTCAACTTTTTTGGCCCGACAAAGATATACCAGAGCATCAGAAAGATAGCATCATATTTCGATGACAGTATAAAGGAGAATGCCGAAAAGGTAATAGAGAAATACAAGCCGAAGATGGATGCGGTTATCGAAGAGTTCAAGCCGCGGCTTGAGGGAAAAAAGGTGATGCTTTATGTAGGCGGCTTGAGGCCGAGACATACAATCGGCGCCTATGAGGATATCGGGATGGAGGTCGTGGCTGCCGGGTATGAGTTTGGGCATAGCGACGATTACAAAAGGACATACCCTGAGATGAAGGAAGGCGCAGTAATAATGGACGACGCCACCCTTTATGAACTGGAAGAGTTCACAAGGAGACTTAAACCCGATATGGTAGGTTCGGGCATTAAAGAAAAGTATTCCTATCATAAGATGGGAGTGCCCTTTAGGCAGATGCATTCATGGGATTATTCAGGACCCTATCACGGCTTTGACGGATTCCCGGTTTTTGCAAGAGATATGGATATGACAGTGAACAGCCCGACATGGAATTTGATACGGAGGAAAAAATGA
- the nifA gene encoding nif-specific transcriptional activator NifA, translated as MKRDYNKALEITALYEISKLLGSSLNLKSNLRGVMRVLSEYLDMKRGTVALRSNSEVSIVAAHGMTEEEIKKGRYRLGEGIIGRVAKLGSPIVIPSIGDEPLFLNKTGAREIIKKENIAFLCVPIKFKNETLGVLSVDRLFGSKVISFEEDLRLLKIIASLVAQTVKLHMEIEKEREAFLEEKENLRQQLKGKYRLENIIGQSDRMQEVFGAVHSVAPSRANVLLRGESGTGKELIAKAIHYMSPRAKGPFIKFNCASIPEGLLESELFGHEKGAFTGAMAMRKGRFELADGGTIFLDEIGDLPLALQPKILRVLQEKEFERVGGEKTTKVDVRLIAATSRNLEYLVSEGKFREDLYYRLNVVPVFLPPLREKIEDLPLLSEYFLKKYNEENQKSVSIASDALNTLINYDWPGNVRELENTIERLVVMSRGKVITPSDLPFNIRDHTLKAKYASQIKDALPSTIVDIEKTKILDAIKKTGGMQAKAARLLGITPRQIGYKIKKYNIQP; from the coding sequence ATGAAACGCGATTACAATAAGGCGCTGGAAATCACTGCGCTTTACGAGATAAGCAAGCTTCTCGGTTCTTCGCTCAATCTGAAATCAAACCTCAGAGGCGTGATGAGGGTGCTGTCAGAATATCTGGATATGAAAAGAGGGACTGTTGCGCTCAGAAGCAACAGCGAGGTGTCTATTGTTGCTGCTCACGGAATGACAGAGGAGGAAATAAAAAAGGGCAGATACAGGCTGGGCGAAGGTATCATTGGAAGAGTTGCAAAACTCGGCTCTCCCATAGTGATTCCAAGCATTGGCGATGAGCCTTTATTCCTGAATAAGACCGGAGCAAGGGAAATTATTAAGAAGGAAAATATTGCGTTCTTATGTGTGCCGATAAAATTTAAGAATGAAACGCTTGGCGTGCTGAGCGTTGACAGGCTTTTTGGCTCCAAAGTCATATCGTTCGAGGAAGACCTAAGGCTGTTGAAGATTATAGCATCGCTGGTTGCCCAGACCGTAAAGCTTCACATGGAGATTGAAAAAGAGAGAGAGGCATTTCTTGAGGAAAAAGAAAATCTCAGGCAGCAGCTTAAAGGCAAATACAGACTGGAAAACATCATAGGACAGTCAGACAGGATGCAGGAGGTCTTTGGGGCTGTTCACAGCGTGGCTCCTTCAAGGGCAAATGTGCTTTTACGCGGGGAAAGCGGAACAGGCAAGGAACTTATTGCAAAGGCAATACATTATATGAGCCCGAGGGCAAAGGGGCCGTTTATAAAATTCAACTGTGCATCTATTCCCGAAGGGCTCCTTGAATCAGAACTCTTTGGCCATGAAAAGGGCGCATTTACCGGCGCAATGGCAATGAGAAAAGGCAGGTTTGAACTTGCTGACGGCGGTACAATATTCCTTGATGAGATAGGCGACCTTCCTTTAGCGCTCCAGCCGAAAATACTCAGGGTTTTACAGGAAAAGGAATTTGAAAGGGTAGGCGGCGAAAAAACAACAAAGGTTGATGTGAGGCTTATTGCTGCGACAAGCAGGAATCTTGAGTATCTCGTTTCTGAAGGAAAGTTCAGGGAAGACCTCTATTACAGGCTGAACGTTGTTCCTGTATTCCTGCCTCCGTTAAGAGAAAAGATTGAGGACCTCCCTCTGCTTTCGGAATACTTTTTGAAAAAATATAACGAGGAAAATCAGAAGTCTGTCTCCATCGCATCTGATGCTTTAAATACCCTTATAAATTATGACTGGCCCGGCAATGTAAGAGAGCTTGAGAATACAATAGAAAGACTGGTGGTTATGTCACGCGGAAAAGTTATAACTCCGTCTGACCTGCCTTTCAATATCAGAGACCACACCCTTAAGGCAAAATATGCATCTCAGATAAAGGATGCTCTTCCCTCAACAATAGTAGATATAGAAAAGACTAAGATATTGGATGCAATTAAAAAGACAGGAGGGATGCAGGCAAAGGCAGCAAGACTGCTCGGTATTACCCCGCGGCAGATAGGCTATAAGATTAAGAAGTATAATATTCAGCCTTAA
- a CDS encoding triose-phosphate isomerase: MRRPFITANWKMNKTVPETREFLKELVSLAEDATGVDIVVAPPFTSLYAAAESIKDTNIKIAAQDVFYEEKGAFTGEISPAMILDCGCSHVIIGHSERRQYFNETDEVINKKVKAARNNGLGVVFCIGESLAERESGKTFDVLEREIEKGLENIAGDNIVVAYEPVWAIGTGRTAAPSQAQEAHAYIRDRLRVLYGNKADENRIIYGGSVTPENVDSLMACEDVDGALVGGASQKAESFIKIVKFKAEAR, from the coding sequence TTGCGCAGACCATTCATTACAGCCAACTGGAAAATGAACAAGACCGTTCCTGAGACAAGGGAATTCTTGAAGGAATTAGTATCTTTGGCAGAGGATGCAACGGGTGTGGATATTGTAGTAGCCCCGCCGTTTACCTCCCTTTATGCCGCCGCAGAGAGCATTAAAGATACGAACATAAAAATCGCAGCGCAGGATGTTTTTTATGAAGAAAAGGGCGCATTTACCGGTGAAATATCACCTGCTATGATTTTGGACTGCGGATGTTCGCATGTTATCATCGGGCATTCGGAACGAAGACAGTATTTTAATGAGACCGATGAGGTGATTAATAAAAAGGTTAAAGCGGCAAGAAACAACGGGCTTGGAGTTGTTTTCTGCATAGGAGAATCACTCGCGGAGAGAGAATCAGGAAAGACATTCGATGTGCTGGAAAGGGAAATAGAAAAGGGGCTTGAAAATATAGCCGGAGATAATATCGTTGTAGCTTATGAACCTGTATGGGCAATAGGCACAGGGAGGACTGCTGCGCCTTCGCAGGCTCAGGAGGCGCATGCTTACATAAGAGACAGGTTAAGAGTTTTGTATGGAAATAAGGCTGATGAAAATCGTATAATATACGGAGGAAGCGTAACCCCTGAGAATGTAGATTCTCTTATGGCTTGTGAAGATGTGGATGGGGCGCTTGTAGGCGGAGCAAGCCAGAAAGCGGAGAGTTTTATAAAGATAGTGAAATTTAAGGCGGAGGCAAGATGA
- the nifH gene encoding nitrogenase iron protein, translating to MRQIAVYGKGGIGKSTTTQNTVAGLSQAGYKCMIVGCDPKADATRLILHAKAQTTVMDLARERGTVEDLEVSEVLLTGFNGIRCAESGGPEPGVGCAGRGVITAINFLEENGAYDADTDFVFYDVLGDVVCGGFAMPMREGKAKEIYIVTSGEMMAMYAANNISRGILKYAQSGGVRLGGLICNSRKTDKEYELISELAKKLGTQLIHFVPRDNQVQRAELRRMTVIEYSPEHPQAEEYRVLAKKIADNRDLVIPTPISMDELEELLMDFGIMESEEAAA from the coding sequence ATGAGACAGATAGCAGTATACGGCAAGGGCGGCATCGGCAAATCTACTACAACACAGAATACCGTGGCGGGACTTTCACAGGCCGGGTACAAATGCATGATAGTGGGATGCGACCCCAAGGCTGATGCGACGAGGCTTATTCTCCACGCAAAGGCACAGACAACCGTAATGGATCTTGCAAGAGAACGCGGCACGGTAGAGGACCTTGAAGTTAGTGAGGTGCTTCTGACCGGCTTTAACGGCATCAGGTGCGCTGAGTCAGGAGGCCCTGAGCCGGGAGTCGGATGCGCGGGCCGCGGCGTTATAACCGCCATAAACTTTCTTGAAGAAAACGGGGCTTATGACGCGGACACAGACTTTGTCTTTTACGATGTCCTTGGCGATGTTGTCTGCGGCGGCTTTGCCATGCCGATGAGAGAGGGCAAGGCAAAGGAAATTTATATAGTGACCTCCGGTGAGATGATGGCCATGTATGCCGCAAATAATATCTCGCGAGGCATCCTCAAATATGCGCAAAGCGGGGGCGTAAGACTCGGCGGGCTTATATGCAACAGCCGAAAGACAGACAAGGAATACGAATTAATTTCAGAGCTTGCAAAAAAACTTGGGACACAGCTGATACATTTTGTGCCGAGGGACAACCAGGTGCAGAGGGCCGAGTTGAGGAGGATGACAGTCATCGAATACTCTCCGGAACACCCCCAGGCTGAGGAATACAGGGTGCTCGCAAAGAAGATTGCGGACAACAGGGATCTGGTTATACCTACTCCCATTTCCATGGATGAACTGGAAGAATTGCTTATGGATTTCGGGATAATGGAGAGCGAAGAAGCAGCAGCGTAA
- a CDS encoding cold-shock protein, with product MPFEGKVKWFNETKGYGFIQQDNGTDVFVHYSSIANDGFKTLAEGQRVQFDIVEGERGPKAANVVKLQ from the coding sequence ATGCCGTTTGAAGGAAAAGTAAAATGGTTCAACGAGACAAAAGGTTACGGGTTTATCCAGCAGGACAATGGCACGGATGTGTTTGTGCATTATTCGTCTATCGCAAACGACGGATTTAAGACTCTTGCCGAGGGTCAGAGGGTTCAGTTTGATATTGTAGAAGGCGAGCGAGGTCCAAAAGCTGCAAACGTAGTAAAATTACAATAG
- the mdh gene encoding malate dehydrogenase: MRKKVSVIGAGNVGASAAQLVAQAALADVVLFDIADGIPQGKALDIAEACPIWNSSVSVKGTNSYADTKNSDIVVITAGFPRKPNMSRDDLLHANADVVKAVSGAVAKTSPNAIVIVVTNPMDIMAQLAWKTTEFSCKRVIGMGGILDAARLRTFLSWELNVSPEDIETIVLGGHGDQMVPLPRFTTVKGIAITEFLKKKTMDSLVHRTRNGGAEIVSLLKSGSAYYAPAAAVVQMIKSILLDEKRMFPCAAYLTGEYGMKDVYLGVPVILGREGVERVVEIKLTKEERAQFRESCSAVKKLLKKLSI; this comes from the coding sequence ATGAGAAAAAAAGTATCCGTAATCGGGGCAGGAAATGTAGGCGCATCTGCAGCGCAGCTGGTTGCTCAGGCAGCGCTCGCCGATGTGGTCCTTTTTGATATTGCAGACGGAATTCCTCAGGGAAAGGCTCTTGATATTGCAGAAGCATGTCCCATCTGGAATTCTTCTGTTTCAGTGAAGGGGACTAACAGTTATGCCGACACTAAAAACTCCGACATTGTAGTGATTACTGCCGGATTTCCAAGAAAACCCAACATGTCGCGCGATGACCTTCTCCATGCGAATGCTGATGTTGTTAAGGCAGTGTCAGGCGCAGTTGCAAAAACTTCTCCAAACGCTATCGTTATTGTCGTAACAAATCCGATGGATATAATGGCTCAGCTTGCATGGAAAACTACTGAGTTTTCATGCAAACGGGTGATAGGAATGGGCGGGATACTCGATGCAGCCAGATTGAGGACCTTTCTTTCATGGGAACTTAATGTATCACCGGAAGATATAGAAACCATTGTGCTTGGAGGGCACGGAGACCAGATGGTTCCGCTCCCGAGGTTCACCACCGTAAAGGGCATAGCAATAACAGAATTTCTGAAAAAAAAGACAATGGATTCGCTGGTGCACCGGACACGGAACGGAGGAGCCGAAATAGTAAGCCTGCTTAAATCCGGAAGCGCATACTATGCGCCTGCCGCCGCAGTCGTCCAGATGATCAAATCAATTTTACTCGATGAAAAGCGCATGTTTCCCTGCGCGGCGTACCTGACTGGAGAATACGGGATGAAAGATGTGTATCTTGGCGTGCCTGTTATTCTCGGCAGAGAGGGCGTTGAGAGAGTAGTTGAGATAAAGCTTACAAAGGAAGAAAGAGCACAGTTCAGAGAATCATGCTCTGCCGTAAAAAAACTGCTCAAGAAACTTTCGATTTAA
- a CDS encoding nucleoside-diphosphate kinase, producing MRTEEIEQTLVLIKPDALKNSLTGYVLSQLSEFHTGLRFAGAKIVHVSRMLAEEHYAEHRGKVFYPSLIEYIMGLLHYPDEPDRRRVIALVYQGRDAVKKMREICGPTNPHVARETKPGCIRALGTVVPLKDAAGNEIGERMDNLIHASATDNEAEREIKLWFSPGDFPPFMCSYPTEINAEDHYYFKNGNLYITHEPGSVCLIAPGDVVWKSDFDALRLLSKGLPAASSLEAVAAKYLMNYAVES from the coding sequence ATGCGCACAGAAGAAATAGAACAAACGCTTGTATTGATCAAACCGGATGCCCTTAAAAATTCATTGACAGGATATGTGCTTTCCCAGCTTTCAGAGTTTCATACCGGTTTACGCTTTGCCGGAGCAAAAATAGTGCATGTGAGCAGGATGCTTGCAGAAGAACACTATGCCGAACATCGGGGTAAGGTGTTTTATCCTTCACTGATTGAATATATCATGGGATTGCTTCATTATCCTGATGAACCCGACAGGCGCAGAGTAATAGCCCTTGTTTATCAGGGCCGGGATGCAGTGAAAAAGATGCGGGAAATCTGCGGGCCTACCAATCCTCACGTTGCCCGCGAGACAAAACCGGGATGCATTCGCGCATTGGGCACAGTTGTTCCTCTGAAAGATGCCGCCGGAAACGAGATCGGCGAGAGGATGGACAATCTCATCCATGCTTCGGCTACTGATAACGAGGCAGAACGGGAAATCAAACTCTGGTTCAGTCCCGGCGACTTTCCTCCATTCATGTGCTCGTATCCTACAGAGATAAACGCAGAAGACCATTATTATTTCAAGAACGGCAATCTCTATATTACTCATGAGCCGGGCAGCGTGTGCCTGATTGCTCCCGGCGATGTTGTCTGGAAATCTGATTTTGATGCGCTGCGCTTACTGAGCAAGGGTTTGCCTGCTGCCTCTTCTCTTGAAGCAGTGGCCGCTAAATATCTTATGAATTATGCTGTGGAGAGTTGA